CTTTTAGAACATGTTTCtcaccccagaaagaaatccCCTACTCCTTACCTGTTACTCCTCACTCTTTATCCCCTTCAGCGCTAGGCAACCAAAAATCTACTTTATATGCcgctataaatttgcctattcttgacatttcatttaagtggaatcacacaatatgtggtcttttgtgcctggtttgtttcacttagcataatgtgtttGTTTATCTATGTTATAGCATATATCAACACAGCAtccatttttatgactgaataatattacattgtgtaTATCCAccctttgtttatccattcttcaattaatggacatttgagttatttccactTCTTGGCTGTAATGAGTAAGTCTGCAGTGAAtttttgtgtacaggtttttgtgtggatatatattttcatgaataaaaaatgattgcaccattttatattcccttcATACGCTGCTAATGGTAATGTAAAATAGTGAAGCTGTAACTTTTTAATATGAATATCTGAAGTGTTTCTGATTTATAGCTGCATTGTTCACTGCAGTGTATACTAGCTACAAGTGGCTATTTAAGACATCTTCATCCCTAAAATTTCAAAGTGCATTCAAGCACACCATCTCTTTTCCTGGTTATCCGTGAGCTGTCATTTACaacaggaataattttttttttaaaaaaaggatggtTAATATCACTCAATACACTATGGTATGTACTGAAGCTAATGTAACATAGGCTGTGAAAAAATTATTAGGTTTGTTACAGTGAACTTATGACTCATTTAGTGTAATTTTTATGTGTAAGGCACTGTGTTTGGAGGTAAGGTGGCAGAATGGATAAGTGGATATAGGGATTTAAATGAATGCGAGTGCATATAATTAAGGATACACTGTGCTAAGTGTGTTAAAAAAGTACTAAGTGTTGCAAAAATTTAGAAGGAAGATTTATGGCTGCCTTGAGAAGGGGGCATTTCACCTGTGTTTTGGAAGATTTTAATTCACAGATACAGGAGAATGGAATAAAAGGGGAAGGAATTATGAGAGCAAAAGAATGGCATTTGGAACAcatggaaaataacattttacgTTACTGAATGAGTCAGAGGCAATATTATGAAATAAGATCGGTAGAGTAGATAGGGCCCTGATTACAGGGCTCTGAAAAGCCAAGCTAAGAAGTCTGGACTTAATGTTCTGTTGTCTTGAGGAGCCACTAAAGGCTTTTAATAGAGTGTTACTCTAATTCATAGAGCTATATGTGGTTGAAAGTTATTATAGTTGTGAGAATATTATAGCAGATGCAGCACGTGAATATCTCAGTATAAAAAAGGGAATAGAGGGAGCAGTATCCTAATGTTTGATTAGGATAATGATGCCATGAAAAGGATAGAGGTGCAAATTGTACAAACAGGCTTGGAAGGACTAGTTGTGTTTTATTGCAATATCTTGAAAAggtttaatatatgtttataatatttgtttTCCCTTTAAAGTCTTAtgacttaatatttatttgaagaaacaaaaatttaatttttatcccCCTCCCCGCTTTTTACTAGGAATCTGAAGAACTTTCTTCTGATGAAGAGATGAAAATGGCGGAGATGCGACCACCGTTAATTGAAACCTCTATTAACCAGCCAAAAGTTGTAGCACTTAGTAATAACAAAAAAGGTTAGATGTTGAAGGAAAGTACTAAGAGTAGAAATTGCctcaataaatttataaatttttttggaataaatttcattcaatattatgttatttgaaacattttagaaacaaatttttaaggTTGGCTTTCTGAAAGGTTCTCTTTCCCTCTCATTTTTAGTGAAAGGCCTTGatagtcttttctttctcctcatgCAAATTTACTTATAAAGGATGGACTTTACCGACACATAAGCCTGGATTGTAATTTCATATCTGCCACTTACCTGCTGTGTGAGCCTTGAGTTAATTTTATCCATGTGTACATATCTGATTTGACATACAATGAGGCTAATGAACAATTTTGCATCAAATAGGCTAGATAATATATCTTTCAGCACAGtaccttattttattcattctattgcaaaacattttttacaCGCTGTCCAACCTCTGCCAGCCATTCTTTCATATAAGACAATCTTAGACTCTTAGAGATCTTGAAGGGTATCTATCCCTTCCCTCACCCCTCCGCTCCAGCACCTGAGTATCTTTACATCATCATCCTCAAATGTTTAACCGTTTGTCTTTATGGCATCAATGATACTTATTATCAAGGTGGCCCTTGGATAGCTTGGGTTCATAATACTTGTAGTAGTGATACCTAAAATTTGTTGAGCACTAATTGCTTAGTTACTGTGCTAAATATTTTACGTGTTATTATCTAATTGTCACAATAGCCCCCATGATGAGGAGGAAGTGGAATGTATCTAAGAAAGAACCTAACAACCATCTATTTTAACGGTTAAGTTAAGAGCTCAAAACCTAAACACACTGAGATCAAACTTAGAGTCCCATTTGCTACTGTTAACTGTAAATACAATCCGGACTACTTGAGCTGTGCTCCTAAGATCTCAGAACATCAAAGATATCCTTAATTCATATAATCTTCTATGGATATGTCTATATACACTATTTCCATGATTTGGCTAGAATTGAGTTAGTTAAAAAAACAACCTTTTTAGCACTACATTGAAAAAATACTACTTTTTATACTACCCATTATGGAATATGAACACTTGTCTGTTTCTGTTCATATAATTGCTACACACACAACCACCTCACATATTGAGAGTTTACCATTCATAAACAAGTCTATGAAACGTTTTAAAAACATTAAGGAAGAGCTGACCTTTGAAAATTCCTTGATTTGTTTGGTAATTATATGTTTGTAGATTGACtgaattgcttatttttattagagTGGACGGGGAAAAAATTCCATATATGTATGAAATAATTTCTTGCCCAGATAAGTTCAAAAAGgttgtaaattatatttccatCATCAGTTTTTCCAATTGTAAATGGGTGAAAAGCATATTCACTGAAATTAACTGACCCTAGAAAGCAGTACATAATAATATCACCTTGTCAGTAACTAAATCAAATTCTTAGTAACCCCAACAttggttactttttaaaaaattatatcaccATCTAAAAATTTAGTCTTTGTATTAGGACTGAATTTCTGGGGTGCTTCCGATTTTCTTAAGAACCAGGACGGTATAATTGCCATATGTCATCACTGAAAAACATTTCACACAATTCTTGGGGAATTTATCATTGAtactaaatttgttttgtttcagatgaTACAAAGGAAACAGATTCTTTATCAGATGAAGTTACACACAATAGCaatcagaataacagcaattgTTCTTCTCCATCTCGGATGTCTGATTCAGTTTCTCTTAATACTGATAGTAGTCAGGACACCTCACTCTGCTCTCCAGTGAAACAAACTCATATTGATACTAATTCCAAAATCAGGTGTGTGAACATCTTTTACAGTTTTTCATTTATACAATAAATAGAAGTAGTAAGGCAGATAAcgaatatataaacatatagggtttaataaataaatactatagaAGTGGTTCCAGCAATatgttttctttccccatttctattgctgattttctatttagtttttatACATTTCCATCTTAAATTAGATTTTCAAATGGGGAAGAATAGACTAGATTCTCAATATCCTGGTTAAAAagttgaatatttatatatttttagatatggCAACATAAACATATTTGAGGTAATATAAATTGAAAGGAGTATTTTTatagttagaaatgcagaatcattTTGGGGGCTGCCATTAAAGGATTCATTCAAATACTCTTGACTGGTGGTGTATATTTGGCTTAGGCTTAATTTTGGAGGACACACTCACTGAGAGAGATAAATGTTAATTTGTATAGCCTGGAATTTAGCTGAAgtctaaaacacattttattatttaggcTCTTGAGAAATTGGTTGTTTATAATGTTGGCAGTgggtttgaaaagaaaaaaataaatttggttatCAGAGTAAGGCCCTGCCATTCTACCATAGTGTTATTCTATCAGCTAAACTCTGTTTGTTAGAAAgatgggctggatgtggtggcttaaaCCTgtacacttcgggaggctgaagcaggtggatagcttgagtccaggagttcaagaccagcctgggcaacatggtgaaaccccatctctaccaaaaaaagtacaaaagttggccatgtgtggtggcatgtgcctgtagtcccaggtacctgggaggctgagttagaaggatcacttgagcctaggaggcggaagttgcagtgagctgtgatcacaccaccacactccagcttgggtgacagagctagaccgtgtctcaaaaaaaaaaaaaaagagattggggttggctggatgtggtagaatacctgtaatcccagcaatttttgAGACTAAGACTATAGattgcttgtgtccaggagttcaagaccagcttgggcaacatggtgaaaccatgtctctacaaaaaaattagccaggtatgttggcacatgcctgtagtcccagctactcaggaggccaaggtgggaggttcTGTAGCCTGGGAGGTTTAGGCTGCAGCAAGTCAtgatcaggctactgcactccagcatgggtgacagaattgagaccctgtctcaaaaaaaaaaaaaaaaaatagggttaCTTGGGGTTACTACTAAACCAAAAGCTTAATGTATGGATATTTTTAACAGTCATTTAGAGTTGTTCTTAAATTTCAGGCGTATTTAAGTAAAATTTGTATATTAATGTGTATTGTTGGAAAAGGGACGTGAATTTTATGCCTGAAAATGAGTTAAGGTATTGTGTAATTACAAtcaatcatttatttctattctttgaaTTTGAGCTATGAGCCACtgtttaaaatactaatttttataacCTCCTAGATATTATCGTATTAATTTgttgaataataaaattttttttattgttgggaAAGTGGTATATTTTCTAAATCCTGCttttaatataatgaataaaGCCTAAGCAAGGAATACAGCAACACCTTTTTGTGCTGTGTTTCTAGtaatgaaagttttcttttttgtaatggGAAGACCCAGTATTAGGGGATTTTTGTGGAAACATAACTTGAATATGTATTCAAGAGGACACAAATACTTTATACCaccaggtaaaaataaaatattttctataattttggaGTGACACTTTGAAAAGTATTTGCCAAATACAGCTAGCTACTTAGAAGAGTGATTAGACTTCATGTATCTTTTTATGCCTTTTACATATTTGATATAAAACTTTGGACAATTATTCAGTTCTTTGCTTTGTacagttttcttacctgtataTTTGAATGTAATAACAACTGTGTACTTCGTTAACTGTGGTTAATTTGGTTAATAATGTAAGGCTTCAAAATTAACTGTAAAAATGTCCTGTGCGCTTTACTCCACTATTCATGTTACTAGTTTTCTTTCCATATATTTGCCCTCCttcaagcattttgtttttttagcataTTCATGAAAAGATGCAGCagattaaaaattctaattttattcatAGTTCAGCCCTTTGAATTTTGTGACAAATTAGATTGAGCATATTGATGAAAATTAATCTTGGTTTTATCTATAACTTAATTGTATTACTTGTCTGCAACTGAATATAAAGCTCTATTAagataatatttctaaattacatacttgataataaatgccttttgtctttgacttaatttattaagttttttaaCTTGTCTACCTAcgcaatttatttattaatgttccCTGTTACTAAGAAAGTTTGgctttattatgtttttcataaaattatctttattttaggcaagaagatgaaaattttaaCAGCCTTTTACAAAATGGAGATATTTTAAACAATTCAACAGAGGAAAAGTTCAAAGCTCAtgataaaaaagattttaacttACCTGAATATGATTTGAATATCGAAGAGCGATTAGTTCTAATTGAGAAAAGTGTTGACTCAACAGCCACAGCTGATGACACTCACAAATTAGATCACATCAATATGAATCTTAATAAGCTTATAACTAATGATACGTTTCAACCAGAGATGGAAAGATCAAAACCACAGGATATCATGCTTGGAACAAGCTTTTTAAGCATTAATTCTAAAGAGGAAACTGAGCActtggaaaatggaaacaagtatCCTAATTTGGAATCTGTAAATAAGGTAAATGGACATTCTGAGGAAACTTCACAGTCTCCTAATAGGACTGAACCACATGACAGTGATTGTTCTGTTGACTTAGGTATTTCCAAAAGCACTGAAGATCTCTCCCCTCAGAAAAGTGGTCCAGTTGGATCTGTTGTGAAATCTCATAGCATAACTAATATGGAGATTGGAGGGCTAAAAATCTATGATATTCTTAGTGATAATGGACCTCAGCAACCAAGTACAACCGTTAAAATCACATCTACTGTCGATGGAAAAAATATAGTCAGGAGCAAGTCTGCCACACTGTTGTATGATCAACCATTGCAGGTATTTACTGgttcttcttcatcttctgatTTAATATCAGGAACAAAGGCAATTTTCAAGTTCGATTCAAATCATAATCCCGAAGAACCAAATATAATAAGAGGTCCCACAAGTGGCCCACAATCTACACCTCAAATATATGGTCCTCCACAGTATAATATCCAATACAGTAGCAGTGCTGCAGTCAAAGACACCTTGTGGCACTCCAAACAAAATCCCCAAATAGATCATGCCAGTTTTCCTCCTCAGCGCCTTCCTAGATCAGAGAGCACAGAAAATCAAAGTTATGCTAAACATTCTGCCAATCTGAATTTCTCTAACCATAACAATGTTCGAGCTAATACTGCATACCATTTACATCAGAGACTTGGCCCAGCGAGACATGGGGAAATGTGGGCCATCTCACCAAACGACCGACTTACTCCTGCAGTAACTCGAAGTACAATTCAGCGACAAAGTAGTGTGTCCTCCACAGCCTCTGTAAATCTTGGTGATCCAGGTTCTACCAGGCGGGCCCAGATTCCTGAAGGAGATTATTTATCATACAGAGAGTTCCACTCAGTGGGAAGAACTCCTCAAATGATGCCAGGATCACAGAGACCTCTTTCTGCACGAACATACAGCATAGATGGTCCAAATGCATCAAGACCTCAGAGTGCTCGACCCTCTGTTAATGAAATACCAGAGAGAACTATGTCAGTTAGTGATTTCAATTATTCACGGACTAGTCCTTCAAAAAGACCAAATGCAAGGGTTGGTTCTGAGCATTCTTTATTAGATCCTCCAGGAAAAAGTAAAGTTCCTCATGACTGGAGAGAACAAGTACTTCGACATATTGAAGCCAAAAAGTTAGAAAAGGTAATTGAACGtgagtttttcattcttttctttatgaacttaattattttccttaattgACACTCTTTGTTTTCTAAACAAGATGAAACAAGAGTCTCTGAATTACTGATTATCTCTTTATATTCTAGGTGTTTTTCTCTGGTACTGGGAATAGAGTTCCAAATTTAAACTCAGCCAGGACAATTGGGATGATAATGTGTGTTTCTATCCTCTCCTTTACTCCCCACTGtttctaacaaaaatattaattttatatgtttatgtgtctgtctctttGAGATTGTgcacatatactaaaaataatacatgtatctCTGTTTAGCATTTTCTGAACTTTGCTATTAATAATTGttgattaaatataaaaaagtttacTATATAGTTAACAgaataacaaa
This sequence is a window from Papio anubis isolate 15944 chromosome 5, Panubis1.0, whole genome shotgun sequence. Protein-coding genes within it:
- the ERBIN gene encoding erbin isoform X12 → MTTKRSLFVRLVPCRCLRGEEETVTTLDYSHCSLEQVPKEIFTFEKTLEELYLDANQIEELPKQLFNCQSLHKLSLPDNDLTTLPASIANLINLRELDVSKNGIQEFPENIKNCKVLTVVEASVNPISKLPDGFSQLLNLTQLYLNDAFLEFLPANFGRYVICFLYCRLTKLQILELRENQLKMLPKTMNRLTQLERLDLGSNEFTEVPEVLEQLSGLKEFWMDANRLTFIPGFIGSLKQLTYLDVSKNNIEMVEEGISACENLQDLLLSSNSLQQLPETIGSLKNITTLKIDENQLMYLPDSIGGLISVEELDCSFNEVEALPSSIGQLTNIRTFAADHNYLQQLPPEIGSWKNVTVLFLHSNKLETLPEEMGDMQKLKVINLSDNRLKNLPFSFTKLQQLTAMWLSDNQSKPLIPLQKETDSETQKMVLTNYMFPQQPRTEDVMFISDNESFNPSLWEEQRKQRAQVAFECDEDKDEREAPPREGNLKRYPTPYPDELKNMVKTVQTIVHRLKDEETNEDSGRDLKPHEDQQDTNKDVGVKTSESTTTVKSKVDEREKYMIGNSIQKINEPEADISPGSLPVTANMKASEDLKHIVNHDDVFEESEELSSDEEMKMAEMRPPLIETSINQPKVVALSNNKKDDTKETDSLSDEVTHNSNQNNSNCSSPSRMSDSVSLNTDSSQDTSLCSPVKQTHIDTNSKIRQEDENFNSLLQNGDILNNSTEEKFKAHDKKDFNLPEYDLNIEERLVLIEKSVDSTATADDTHKLDHINMNLNKLITNDTFQPEMERSKPQDIMLGTSFLSINSKEETEHLENGNKYPNLESVNKVNGHSEETSQSPNRTEPHDSDCSVDLGISKSTEDLSPQKSGPVGSVVKSHSITNMEIGGLKIYDILSDNGPQQPSTTVKITSTVDGKNIVRSKSATLLYDQPLQVFTGSSSSSDLISGTKAIFKFDSNHNPEEPNIIRGPTSGPQSTPQIYGPPQYNIQYSSSAAVKDTLWHSKQNPQIDHASFPPQRLPRSESTENQSYAKHSANLNFSNHNNVRANTAYHLHQRLGPARHGEMWAISPNDRLTPAVTRSTIQRQSSVSSTASVNLGDPGSTRRAQIPEGDYLSYREFHSVGRTPQMMPGSQRPLSARTYSIDGPNASRPQSARPSVNEIPERTMSVSDFNYSRTSPSKRPNARVGSEHSLLDPPGKSKVPHDWREQVLRHIEAKKLEKVFFSGTGNRVPNLNSARTIGMIMCVSILSFTPHCF